A genomic stretch from Falco cherrug isolate bFalChe1 chromosome 3, bFalChe1.pri, whole genome shotgun sequence includes:
- the LOC129735764 gene encoding feather keratin-like, with product MACNNFCSPCGPTPLANSCNEPCVRQCEDSRVVIQPSTVLVTLPGPILTSFPQSTAVGSSSSAAVGNILSSQGVPVSSGGFGYGYGLGGLGCYGARRACLPC from the coding sequence ATGGCCTGCAACAacttctgcagcccctgcggacCCACCCCGCTGGCtaacagctgcaacgagccctgcgtcAGGCAGTGCGAGGACTCCCGCGTCGTCATCCAGCCTTCCACCGTGCTGGTCACCCTGCCGGGACCcatcctcacctccttcccccagagcaccGCCGTCGGATCCTCCTCATCGGCTGCTGTGGGCAacatcctcagctcccagggagtgCCCGTCTCCTCCGGCGGCTTTGGCTACGGTTACGGCCTCGGAGGCCTGGGCTGCTATGGCGCCAgaagagcctgcctgccctgctaa